The region ACTCGTTCCTGACCTTCACGAGCCGCGCAGGCAGCAGCGGCTTGATTGCGCCGACGACAAACACCACTTTGATCGCGGGCATGGCCACAGGGCAGGGCGTGCCGGTGACCCGCGAGAAGGGCGGGTTCGTCCGCCTGTTCTTCGAAGCGCAGGGCGCCGACGGCCGGACGCGGGCGATGTGGATTGACAGCAAGGACGGCTACTACGGCCTGGACTTCAACGCCGGCGCCGCGTCCACCTGCAGCACTGCGGCCGACTATTCACCGGGCGGCGGGTGCGAGCCGACCGTGGCCATTGCCGTGGACGGCGACACCGGCGGCAACAGCCGCATCACTCACTCGCGCCAGTTCAAGGTCGCCTGGCCGACGCTCGACTCGCCGCATTGGGACATGGCCGTCGGGTCGTTCATGGTGTTCACGTCGGACCGCGTGACCGGCTGTTCCGACTACCAGCAGAACCACGGCTACGCCGTGTGGGACGGCACGAAGTGGGTCGTGCAGTATCGCGACAACGGCTGCCCGAAGCTGTTCACGAGCGCCCAGGCGGCGTTTCCGTTCCACAGCGGTGGCGCTCGGTACCGCCTGTACTACGGCGACCCATCGATTACCGACGGACGCGCGACCTCGGGCAACCTGCCGTTCCTGGGCCCCAAGAAGCTGATCTACGCCGACGGCGGCGTCTCGGGCTCGGCGAGCGTGGTCGACTTCGAGGATTGGGAGGCCCAGACGTCCGCGCGCGACGTGGTGTTCCTGTGGCCGAACGGCGATCAGATGGATGCGCGGGCTGAAGGGTACATCGACGACTACCACTTCCTCACGCCAACCGGCGACCCGAACCTGCAGGTGATGTACATCACCATCACGGACGGGGCGATTGCGCCGATTGCCGTCGCCGCCGTCCTGCTGAATCCCTAAAGCCAACCACGAAGGACACGAAGATCGCAAGGGAGGACACGAAGAAGCCTTTAGCCAGAACAAAACTGCTTCGCGTGCTTCGTGGTGGCCTTCGTGTGCTTCGTGGTTTCGTCTCGTTTTACTTCGGCTGCGGGACGATGCGCAGGTACGGCTTCGGCGCCTTCCACCCCTGCGGATACTGCTTCCTGGCGTCTTCGTCGGTCACCGTGCCCAGGATGATCACGTCCTCGCCGTCCTTCCAGTTCACGGGCGTGGCGACCTTGTGCTTGGCGGAGAGCTGCATGGAATCGATCACCCGCAGCACTTCATCGAAGTTGCGGCCGGTGCTCATTGGGTAGGAGATGAGCAGCTTGACCTTCTTGTCGGGGCCGATTACGTAGACGTTGCGGACGGTCGCGTTGTCGGCCGCGGTGCGGCCTTCGCACGATTCGCCGGCATCGGCCGGGAGCATGCCGTACAACTTGGCCACCTTCAGGTCGGTGTCGCCGATCATGGGGTAGTTCGGGGCCGTGCCCTGGGTTTCCTCAATGTCCTTGGCCCAGCCCGCATGGCGGTCCACCGGGTCGATGCTTAGCCCGATGATCTTCACGTTGCGTTTGTCGAACTCCGGCTTGATCCGCGCCATGTATCCCAGTTCGGTCGTACACACCGGCGTGAAGTCCTTGGGGTGCGAGAAGATCACGCCCCAGGAATTGCCCAGCCACTCGTGAAAGCGGATCGGGCCGTCGGTGGTTTGGGCTTCGAAGTCGGGCGCATCGGTGCCGATGGGCAGAGGGCCAGTCATAAATGCTCCGGATCTGGTGATCTTGCGATTTGGGGATTTGGGGATTTGGAATTCGAATTTAGTGATTTAACGATTTGGCGATCTAATGATCTGGTGATTAGGTGATTTGCGGACTTGGCGGTTTGGGGCACGGAACGGACAACGGCCGGCCCGAGAGAATTAAATCTCAGACCGGCCGCTCGAATCAACAGCCTGGCGACCTCGTTTAAATCGATCCGAGCACCGAATGTCCCTAAATCCCTAACTCCCTAAATCCCCAAATCCGGATCCCAAATCCCCAAATCCCCAACTCACGAGATCACCACATCAGCGCTCGCCGCCGGGCGGCCTTGGCACTGCGGTGCGTTCGCCCGAACTGCCGCTCGACCCCGAGGAACCGCTCGAACCCGATGAACCGCTCGAGGAGCCGCCCGAGTAGCCCTGCGACGAGACGCCGCCGGAACTGGCGCCGCTCCAGCCGGCGCTCGTGCCGTTGCCACCACCGCTGGTTCGAGGGGCGGGTTCGCTTTCGCGCGGGCGCACCTGCGTGTAGCCGCGACCGTTGACCACCCGTCCGTCACCGCGTTCGGCGACGCCGCCCGTTCCGGAATCGACGCCGACAAAGCCGCCGGGGTAGTAGCCGCCTGGGTAGTAGGTGCCGTAGTTGTTGTAGCCGGAGTACCGCAGGAAGTAGGGGTCGTAGAACGACGAATACATGGAACCGCAGGCGGAGTAGTAGCTGCGATAGCCGTAGCCGTAACCGGAGCCGTAACAATCGGAATACGTGTTGCCCAACATCAACGGCCCCATGAAGGGATCGTAGTAGCCGCCGCCCATGGAAATGCCCACTGCGCTGCCGCCGCTCCCGCCGCGACGTTCAACGACGAAGCGATCCGGGTAGGCGAGGCCAATCATCAGGTCGATCGTGGTAGACGTCACCCCCGCGTCGGCGAGCGCCACCAGCGACTTCTTGTTGATGATGAAGCGCCCCTTGGCCTCGGCCACCGCCGCCTGCACGGCCGGCCCCGGAACCTTGCCGGCTGCCTCGATCACGTCCTCGACCGTCCACATCCCGTCGTCAGCCGTCGTGGCGCGGGCCGCGGTGCCGGTCGGATACTGGGGGACGCCTGAGCCGTCGGCCAGCGTCTGATCGAACGAGCGCCGATAGCGCTGAACCCGTACGGTCTGGTTGGGACCGCCGTCGACCAGCTGAACGTTGATGAACGCGGGCCCGGCCATGACGAAGGCAATGCTCGACACCTTGCGTGGCGGCTCGTTGCCACACGTGACCTCGGTGTGGCGAAACACCCGCTGGCCGTCGCTCGACCACTCGGCGTGTTCGGTGCCCTTGCACTCCTGGTCGGTGATGGGGCGGGTGACGCCGTCGGCTCGAATCGCTTCGTCACTGCCGCCGATTTTGCCGACGATGGTCTGCAGGCGCACACCCAGGTTGTCGGGCGTGATGCACAGCCGCGCGCCCGTGCCGGTCAGGTCGTCTTCGAGGCGCCAGCATCCCAGCCAGTTCGCAAAGCGGGCGTCCACTTGCGCGGTGGCGGCGGGTGTGGTCG is a window of Acidobacteriota bacterium DNA encoding:
- a CDS encoding fibronectin type III domain-containing protein, giving the protein MRHSTITLLVATLLTTAVPAAAAPGDVRVAKTGAVTVGSRQIFSSSQLAVSWIPGAGDPTHHFEIVGRETAQGTEVRASAVASATGVTLTGLKALTTYVVTVRACANEACSSSSVSASASAETDTEYWQMQGTGNTVARLTTIVSDGNARLSATRFGPDAGAMANRVQLYYGPMHSAGSRQAQLSAGVASAEANAANANSFLTFTSRAGSSGLIAPTTNTTLIAGMATGQGVPVTREKGGFVRLFFEAQGADGRTRAMWIDSKDGYYGLDFNAGAASTCSTAADYSPGGGCEPTVAIAVDGDTGGNSRITHSRQFKVAWPTLDSPHWDMAVGSFMVFTSDRVTGCSDYQQNHGYAVWDGTKWVVQYRDNGCPKLFTSAQAAFPFHSGGARYRLYYGDPSITDGRATSGNLPFLGPKKLIYADGGVSGSASVVDFEDWEAQTSARDVVFLWPNGDQMDARAEGYIDDYHFLTPTGDPNLQVMYITITDGAIAPIAVAAVLLNP
- a CDS encoding peroxiredoxin; this translates as MTGPLPIGTDAPDFEAQTTDGPIRFHEWLGNSWGVIFSHPKDFTPVCTTELGYMARIKPEFDKRNVKIIGLSIDPVDRHAGWAKDIEETQGTAPNYPMIGDTDLKVAKLYGMLPADAGESCEGRTAADNATVRNVYVIGPDKKVKLLISYPMSTGRNFDEVLRVIDSMQLSAKHKVATPVNWKDGEDVIILGTVTDEDARKQYPQGWKAPKPYLRIVPQPK